The following proteins are encoded in a genomic region of Cercospora beticola chromosome 8, complete sequence:
- a CDS encoding uncharacterized protein (antiSMASH:Cluster_2), with amino-acid sequence MIDETPSLASRASRLYELTHAAPVADVPILPPSSTTRSDRSTPTETGPVCAPTPPSPCRDGTTPTRDTGHLYVGPHTKGHYISSAHFALISQEVAAINDLLRDQKGYTRGGPPDSMRGHLGQTFPASPPLTATKLDSNGSSVASTPHELPERELYGDLFPNIPAWNPQDNTLLQSQTPSIDEILAGLPTKEQSEVLIWSYMGGYHAKRSLFHGPSFLVQVRKFQHWYDTRDPNYQLSVHFLSLLTAVLFAGSVVCPRFRLQTVFGNISRETLTSRLYRRAVRAIRLSEFPQSPSLQSLSAFIIVDSTWLREEQPLTCCSFIGVATRVAQMLGLHREPTTFGHFSNVDVHIRRQIWWSIVSIDAQVAFASGLPPILDCRLYNVLPVSEISAAAIREDFESHGNANKSVLGIFIGGRFAFYKRGNEILHLLHSSLLSEKDLDRILEITRAIKEDMDSRTEQIHLIEKMTTTSEPCDGSDIGALRQTESNAALAQFAKMLFALWAAKPYSVMYGPMRRQGLLPALRKKQPGVIVYCREYVHRFLRLAERRDFQPWHWCWPGQHQPLHSIMALITDLEDHPNDPEAVETRKLVDLAIYKCIGSDDCGIVSHEDGNPDPRPLHPGGTQAWRFLRRARDRAWEMAGLDPSILTCPESVHDIRLKGVPDEDRDAQDQPDEWQDYAYGPIPQTYAEWSYLGQATDPNFGFMNELELQFPPPTAAAGTHPGVPGGVVGC; translated from the exons ATGATCG ATGAGACGCCATCGCTCGCCTCCCGCGCCAGCCGCCTGTACGAACTCACCCACGCCGCACCCGTCGCCGACGTCCCCATCCTCCCGCCCAGCAGCA CAACACGCAGCGACCGGAGCACGCCCACCGAAACCGGCCCCGTCTGCGCCCCGACGCCACCCTCGCCATGCCGAGATGGCACCACGCCGACCAGAGACACTGGACATCTGTACGTAGGACCACACACGAAGGGCCATTACATATCCAGTGCACATTTTGCCTTGATCAGCCAGGAA GTTGCTGCGATCAACGACCTCCTTCGAGACCAAAAAGGCTACACTCGTGGCGGCCCTCCAGATTCCATGCGTGGACATCTTGGCCAGACCTTTCCGGCCTCGCCTCCCCTCACTGCAACAAAGCTTGACTCAAATGGCTCTTCCGTTGCTAGCACCCCGCACGAATTGCCCGAACGAGAATTGTATGGGGACCTGTTTCCGAATATCCCCGCCTGGAACCCGCAAGACAACACGCTGCTACAATCGCAGACTCCGTCCATCGACGAGATCTTGGCAGGCTTGCCCACGAAGGAACAGAGCGAAGTGCTAATATGGTCATATATGGGTGGCTATCATGCCAAGAGATCATTATTCCACGGCCCATCATTCCTCGTCCAAGTCAGGAAATTTCAACACTG GTACGACACGCGAGATCCGAACTACCAACTAAGCGTGCACTTCCTTTCATTGCTCACTGCCGTGCTCTTCGCTGGATCAGTAGTGTGCCCTCGCTTCCGCCTCCAAACCGTGTTTGGTAACATCAGTCGTGAGACACTGACATCAAgactatatcgaagagctgTGCGCGCCATCAGATTGTCAGAATTTCCTCAGTCGCCCTCGCTGCAGTCACTATCAGCTTTTATTATAGTTGACTCCACATGGCTGCGAGAAGAACAGCCGCTAACATGTTGTTCATTCATCGGAGTTGCGACTCGAGTGGCCCAGATGTTGG GCTTGCATCGAGAGCCTACCACATTTGGCCACTTCTCAAACGTCGATGTCCACATCAGGCGGCAAATATGGTGGTCCATAGTGTCTATTGACGCTCAGGTGGCGTTCGCTTCCGGTCTGCCTCCGATTCTCGACTGCAGGTTATACAACGTACTACCTGTGAGCGAGAtcagtgctgctgccatccGAGAGGACTTCGAGTCGCACGGCAATGCGAACAAGTCGGTCCTTGGTATTTTCATTGGAGGGCGCTTTGCTTTCTACAAGAGAGGCAACGAGATTCTGCATTTGCTGCACAGTAGTTTGTTGTCAGAGAAGGACCTCGACCGCATTCTGGAGATCACACGAGCCATCAAGGAAGACATGGATTCAAGAACGGAGCAAATCCACCTGATCGAGAAGATGACTACGACTAGCGAGCCTTGCGACGGGAGCGACATTGGCGCACTCCGTCAGACAGAGTCCAATGCAGCACTTGCGCAGTTCGCCAAGATGTTGTTCGCCTTATGGGCAGCAAAGCCGTATTCTGTCATGTATGGTCCCATGCGGAGGCAGGGCTTGTTACCTGCACTGAGAAAGAAGCAGCCTGG CGTCATTGTCTATTGCAGGGAATATGTTCATCGTTTCCTTCGACTGGCCGAACGGCGCGATTTCCAACCATGGCACTGGTGTTGGCCTGGCCAACATCAACCTCTCCACAGCATTATGGCTTTGATCACCGACTTGGAAGACCACCCCAACGACCCGGAAGCTGTCGAGACAAGGAAACTTGTCGACCTTGCCATCTACAAATGCATCGGCTCTGATGACTGTGGCATCGTATCACACGAAGACGGCAATCCCGATCCACGTCCGCTTCATCCGGGCGGAACGCAAGCCTGGCGGTTTCTCCGACGAGCTAGAGACAG AGCGTGGGAGATGGCCGGCCTCGATCCCTCGATTCTCACTTGCCCGGAATCAGTGCATGATATCCGCCTCAAAGGCGTGCCGGATGAAGATCGAGATGCCCAGGATCAACCTGATGAATGGCAAGATTATGCTTATGGTCCCATTCCCCAGACTTATGCCGAGTGGTCATATCTGGGGCAAGCAACGGATCCCAATTTTGGTTTCATGAATGAATTGGAGTTGCAGTTTCCGCCTccgacggcggcggcgggaaCGCATCCTGGGGTACCTGGTGGGGTGGTTGGTTGCTGA
- a CDS encoding uncharacterized protein (antiSMASH:Cluster_2), whose protein sequence is MMKRDGLDKDGQSEKVKKTLRGRAEKACVRCRAKKRTCDGGNPCLRCKESHSACYFSDWHYTVPYPREYVEYLEEQQEQLSNGLMTLYSILKESNIQTVPALPDKPEAQDLLAALKGLKLDTRSQSVSSSQRQDGTHMQMNEMSMAGQPDYRQGSAPVALHHHPATSPLQPAPIFMPQLGPPGMSSNITSHASKPTPAQYAPPYRPFDAPHPLPAHVLGPHYLPSHTIRHDFLPSGENSAMRMTDSWQPSPSSLTPSTNTPLDNRSHNPTPLASTPGMFAEGQHEGMYMQPYAHQHLSQPWAWEAAAAMHAGPTSNSHYDPRVLSPEAIEARGEMVAPHESQAPYQHG, encoded by the exons ATGATGAAGCGGGACGGCCTGGACAAGGACGGGCAGTctgagaaggtgaagaagacacTGCGTG GGCGAGCTGAGAAAGCCTGCGTACGGTGTCGAGCGAAGAAGCGCACTTGTGATGGCGGCAATCCGTGTCTACGGTGCAAAGAAAGCCACAGCGCTTGCTATTTCAG TGACTGGCACTACACCGTTCCCTACCCTCGCGAGTATGTCGAGTACTTGGAAGAGCAACAGGAGCAGCTTTCCAATGGCCTCATGACACTGTACTCGATTCTCAAGGAGTCGAATATCCAGACTGTACCCGCCCTACCCGACAAACCTGAGGCGCAGGACCTCTTGGCAGCCTTGAAAGGGCTGAAGCTTGACACCAGGTCCCAATCCGTGAGCAGCAGTCAACGGCAGGACGGGACCCACATGCAGATGAATGAGATGTCCATGGCAGGGCAACCTGACTATCGCCAGGGATCAGCACCTGTCGCACTCCATCATCACCCTGCAACATCACCGCTCCAACCTGCCCCCATCTTCATGCCGCAATTGGGACCACCAGGCATGTCGTCGAACATTACATCACATGCTTCGAAACCTACACCAGCACAATACGCTCCCCCATACCGGCCATTTGACGCGCCTCATCCGCTGCCGGCACACGTGCTCGGCCCACACTACTTGCCGTCGCATACAATACGACACGATTTCCTTCCGAGCGGAGAGAATAGCGCGATGCGAATGACGGATTCTTGGCAgccgtcgccgtcgtcgctGACACCAAGCACAAACACTCCGCTGGACAACCGGTCTCACAACCCGACACCACTTGCCAGCACACCAGGCATGTTTGCCGAGGGTCAGCACGAGGGCATGTACATGCAACCGTACGCGCATCAGCACCTCTCGCAACCCTGGGCGtgggaagcagcagcagcaatgcatGCGGGACCTACGAGCAACAGTCATTACGATCCGCGAGTATTGAGCCCAGAGGCTATCGAGGCACGCGGAGAGATGGTGGCTCCGCACGAGTCCCAAGCTCCCTACCAGCATGGATGA